The Oryzias melastigma strain HK-1 linkage group LG6, ASM292280v2, whole genome shotgun sequence genome includes a window with the following:
- the snx33 gene encoding sorting nexin-33: MSVKAVALYTFLSENKEEINIQENEELTIFDENSVDGWYLGENSRGERGLFPKTYVEIVRTRSNSNVTDCSISPEGSLGNDSPYFSSTPNTSGQINDEDYYDDWDDWDDGSTVVDDDHIRSPGANGYAHQTPTSNNPNVHYRAKSVPGPDSMSSSRKGSMVGRNLNRFSSFVRSGVEAFVLGDVPMMAKIAESYTIEMGPLGPKWKENPNPFICSIEDPTKQTKFKGIKTYISYRVTPSHTGRPVYRRYKHFDWLYNRLLHKFTVISVPHLPEKQATGRFEEDFIEKRKRRLILWMNHMTSHPVLSQYEGFEHFLMCADDKQWKLGKRRAEKDEMVGAHFMLTLQIPNEHQDLQDVEERVDNFKTFAKKMDDSVMQLTNVASELVRKHLGGFRKEFQRLGNAFQSISQAFMLDPPHRSDGLNNAISHTGRTYENIGEMFAEQPKNDLFHMLDKLSLYQGLLGNFPDIIHLQKGAFAKVKESQRMSDEGKMDQGEADGIRKRCRTVGFALQAEMSHFHERREVDFKDMMQAYLREQIAFYQRVVQQLERTLRTYDSL; the protein is encoded by the exons ATGTCTGTGAAAGCCGTAGCCCTCTACACTTTTCTAagtgaaaacaaagaggagaTCAACATCCAGGAGAACGAGGAGTTGACTATCTTTGATGAAAACTCAGTGGACGGCTGGTATCTTGGGGAGAACAGTCGTGGGGAGAGGGGTCTATTCCCCAAAACTTATGTGGAGATTGTTCGCACACGCTCCAACTCCAATGTGACAGACTGCTCCATCAGCCCTGAGGGCTCCCTGGGGAACGACTCTCCCTACTTCTCGTCCACCCCAAATACCTCGGGGCAGATCAATGACGAGGACTACTACGATGATTGGGACGACTGGGACGATGGATCCACTGTGGTGGATGATGATCACATCAGGAGCCCCGGAGCCAATGGCTACGCCCACCAGACTCCGACGTCCAACAACCCTAACGTGCACTACAGGGCCAAGTCGGTGCCTGGACCCGACAGCATGTCCAGCTCCAGAAAGGGCAGCATGGTTGGCAGGAACTTGAATAGGTTTTCCAGCTTTGTGCGCTCTGGGGTTGAGGCTTTTGTACTTGGGGATGTACCCATGATGGCGAAGATTGCAGAATCCTACACCATTGAAATGGGTCCTTTGGGACCCAAGTGGAAGGAAAACCCCAACCCCTTCATCTGCTCAATTGAAGATCCCACCAAGCAGACGAAGTTCAAGGGCATCAAGACCTATATATCATACAGAGTGACACCAAGCCACACCGGACGTCCCGTCTACCGGCGCTACAAGCACTTCGACTGGCTGTACAACCGATTGCTGCATAAGTTCACTGTGATCTCAGTCCCTCATTTGCCCGAGAAGCAAGCCACAGGGCGCTTTGAGGAGGACTTCATCGAGAAGCGCAAGAGGCGCCTCATACTGTGGATGAACCACATGACCAGTCACCCCGTTCTCTCCCAGTATGAAGGCTTTGAGCACTTTCTCATGTGTGCTGACGATAAACAATGGAAACTGGGCAAGAGGCGGGCCGAGAAGGACGAAATGGTGGGCGCTCATTTCATGCTGACTCTTCAGATCCCCAACGAGCATCAGGACCTTCAGGATGTGGAGGAGCGGGTCGACAACTTCAAGACCTTCGCCAAAAAGATGGACGACAGTGTGATGCAGCTCACCAACGTGGCCTCGGAGCTGGTGAGGAAACATCTGGGGGGATTCAGGAAGGAGTTCCAGCGACTGGGGAATGCCTTCCAGTCCATCAGCCAGGCATTCATGCTGGATCCCCCCCATCGGTCGGACGGCCTCAACAATGCCATCTCCCACACTGGCCGCACCTATGAGAACATTGGGGAAATGTTTGCGGAGCAACCTAAGAATGACCTCTTCCACATGTTGGATAAGCTGTCCCTTTATCAAGGTCTACTCGGCAACTTCCCGGACATTATTCACTTACAGAAAG GTGCTTTTGCGAAAGTGAAGGAGAGCCAGCGGATGAGTGACGAAGGAAAGATGGATCAGGGGGAAGCAGATGGAATCCGGAAGCGCTGTCGGACTGTGGGGTTCGCCCTTCAGGCAGAAATGAGCCACTTCCATGAGCGGAGAGAGGTGGACTTCAAAGACATGATGCAGGCCTACCTCAGGGAACAGATAGCCTTCTACCAGCGTGTTGTCCAGCAACTGGAGCGCACCCTGCGCACGTATGACTCTTTGTAA